The genomic DNA GGGGATCGTGTAGGTCGCGCCGACCGACATGACCAGCGGCCCGCCCATGTAAATGCTCACGCCGCCGGTAATGAAGGTCGAATAAAGCGTTTCGTCGTAATCGACCTCGCGCGTGTCCCCGGCGTTGTTCGGATCGTCTTCCTTCTGGGTCCACCAGTAATAGGTCATGCCGACGCCCGGGCCGAAATAAACGCCGTAGTTGCCGAAGCGGAACGGCGTAAAAATCACCGACAGATCGGTCGGGATGTACTTGATGTAAACCGTCTCGGTCTTGTCGTCGGGACCGTCGTATTCGATCGGATAGGTGCCGAATCCCGGCGACAGGGTGACGTTCACCCAGTGATTGAAGTAGTAGGTCAGGCCCAGGCGGCCCTCGAAACCGAACCCGGCGGACGAACTGATGCCGCCGCCGCTGATCGACAAGCCGATGCGGCCGGCCATGGGGTCGGATTTTTCGGTTTTATCGGTCTGGTCGTCCTTGCCCTGGCCCTTTTTCTTGCCTTTTTTCGCGGCCGACGCCGGCAGCGACAGGCAAAGCACCAGGGCCAGCGCCAACAGCGCGATTAACACTCGTTTTTTACTCATTCCGGTCCTCCCACGGCGCCACGGATTTTCAGCCGTCCAGCTTCTTTTTCAACAAATCGTTGACCAGTTGCGGATTGGCCTGGCCCTTCGTCTGTTTCATGATCTGACCGACGAAGAAGCCGAACAAACCCGTCTTGCCGCTCTTGTATTGATCGAGTTGTTTGGGGTTGTTCTTGAGCACTTCTTCGATCATCGGCTCCAGCGACGACGAATCGCTGATCTGCGTCAGGCCGCGTTTGGCGACGATTTCGCCCGGCGAGCCTTCGCCCGCCGCCATCGCCGCGAGCACGTCCTTGGCGATTTTGCCGCTGATGCTGCCGCCGGCGATCAGGCGGATCAGTTCGGCGAGCGCCGCGGGCGTCACGGGGCTGGCGGCGGCGCCGATTTCCCGCTCTTTCCACAGCGCGGTCAGGTCGCCCATCACCCAGTTGGCGGCCAGTTTCGGATCGGCGAGCGCGGCGACCTGCTCGTAAAACGCGGCGGTATCCGGGTCTTCGGTCAGCACGCCCACGTCGTACGGCGTCAGGCCGTACTGTTTTTCGAACCGTTCGTTCATTTCCCAGGGCAGTTCGGGCAGCTCGCTTTTGGCGCGCTGGACCGCCGCGGCCTCGACGATCAGCGGGGGCATGTCGGGCTCGGGGAAATAGCGGTAATCGTGGGCTTCTTCCTTGGAGCGCATCGAAAACGTTTCGCCCCGGGCCGAATCGAACAGCAGGGTTTCCTGCCGAATCCGGCCGCCGCTTTCGTAGACGGCGATGTGCCGTTGCGCCTCGAATTCGAGCGCCTGTTTGACGAATTTGAAGGAATTGACGTTTTTGATCTCGGTGCGCGTCCGGAGCGCGGTTTCGCCGATCGGCCGCACCGACACGTTGGCGTCGCAGCGCAGCGATCCCTGTTCCATGTTGCCGTCGCAAACGCCGAGGCGCACGACCAGTTGGCGCAAGGTTTTCAGGTAGGCGGCCGCTTCTTCCGGCGAACGCAGGTCGGGCTCGGAGACGATTTCGACCAGCGGCACGCCGCAGCGGTTGAAGTCGATCAGGCTGTAGGCGGCGTCGGCGCCCTCGCCGTGGCTGCTCTTGCCGGCGTCTTCCTCCAGGTGCAGCCGCGTGATGCCCACGCGCTTGATCGTGCCGTCGGCCAGGCGGACGGGCAGAAAACCGCCGGTGGCCAGCGGCCGGTCGAACTGGCTGATCTGGTAGCCTTTGGTCAGGTCGGGATAGAAGTAGTTTTTCCGCGCCCAGATCGATTTTTCGTGCACGGTCGCGCCGACGGCGAGCGACAGCCGGACGGCCTGTTCGACGACCGCGCGGTTGGGCACCGGCAGCGCGCCGGGCAGACCCAGGCAGGTCGGGCAAATGTTCGTGTTGGGTTCGTCGCCGTAGCGGTTGGGGCAGCGGCAGAACGCCTTGGTCTTCGTTAAAAGCTGCACGTGCACTTCGAGGCCGATGATGGTTTCCCAGTTCATGCCGTCACCTCCGGCCAGGTCCATTCCGGCCGCCGCAGGGCTTCCCAGGCCGCGGCGGCTTGGAAGACGGCTTCCTCGCCGAAAGCCGGCCCGATGAATTGCAGGCCGATCGGCAGGCCCAGGCGGTCGCGGCCGCACGGCAGCACCAGGCCGGGCAGGCCGGCCAGGTTGACGCTGATGGTCAGGATGTCCGACAGGTACATGCCGAGCGGATCGTCGACGCGCGCGCCGAGCTTGATCGCCGTTTCGGGCGCGGTCGGCGCGCCGATGACGTCGACCTGTTTGAAGGCTTCGACAAAGTCGCGCCGGATGAGCGTGCGGGCCTTTTGCGCCTTGGCGTAGTAGGCGTCGTAGTAGCCCGCCGACAGCGCGAAGGTGCCGATCAGGATGCGGCGGGTCACCTCGGGGCCGAAGCCATCGAGCCGCGTGTTGGTGTACATCTCCAGGAGGTCGCGCGCGTCCGCGCTGCGGTGGCCGTAGCGCACGCCGTCGTAACGCGCCAGGTTGGAACTGGCCTCGGCGGGGGCGATCAGGTAATAGGCCGCAACGCAATATTCGGTGTGCGGCAGCGAAATCTCGACCAGCTTCGCCCCGTTTTTCTCCAGCGTCGCCAGCGATTCGCGCACCGCCGCTTCCACGTCGGGGGCGATGCCTTTGATGAAGTATTCCTTCGGCACGCCGATGCGCAGTCCCTGTAAGCCGCGTTCGCAGGCCGCGCGGTAGTCGGGCACCGGCAGCGGCGCGCTGGTCGCGTCGTGCGGATCGGCCCCGGCGATGATTTGCAGCAGCAGCGCGGCGTCGCGCACCGTGCGGGTCAGCGGGCCGATCTGGTCGAGGCTGGAGGCGAAGGCGAAGATGCCGTAGCGGCTGACGCGGCCGTACGTGGGCTTGATGCCGACGATGCCGCAATGGCTGGCCGGCTGGCGGATCGAGCCGCCGGTGTCGGTGCCCAGCGCGCCGGGCACGTGGCCGGCCGCGACGGCGGCCGCGGAGCCGGAACTGCTGCCGCCGGGCGCGTAGTCGAGGTTCCACGGGTTATGCGTCGGGCCGAAGGCGCTGTATTCGCCGGAGCTGCCCATGGCGAATTCGTCCTGGTTGGTCTTGCCGAGCAAGACCGCGCCGGCGTCCAACAGCCGGGCGGTCGCGGTCGATTCGTACGGCGCCTGGTAGTGGCCGAGGATTTTCGAGCCGGCCCGCGCCGGCAGGCCGACCACGTTGAAGTTGTCTTTGATTCCGAGCGGCACGCCGGCCAGCGGCGGCAGTTCGTCGCCGGCTTGCAGGCGCGCGTCGAGGGCGGCGGCGCGCGCCAGGGCCGGTCCCTCGGCGAGGGTCAGCCAGGCGTTCAGCCGCTTTTCGGTCGCCCGGATGCGGGCCAGGGCGTCGGTCACCAGCGCGGTGCTGGTGACGCGCCGCTCGCGCAGGGCGGCGGCCATTTGGGCGATGGTCCAGCCGGCGGTGTTCATGCGCTGCCCCCTCCCTCGATGACCTTGGGGACGCGCACGTACGGCGGCACCGCGTCGGGGGCGTTGCGGAACAGTTCGCGCGGCGCCAGACCGGCCCGCACGGCGTCTTCCTGCAGCGCGCCGAGCAACTCGACGGCGTGGCTGGTCGGCTCGACGCCTTCCAGGTCCAGTTCGGCGAGCTTGTTCACATAGTCGAGAATCCGCCCCATCTGTTCGGTCAGGCGGTCGAGATCGCGTTCCTCGACGCGCAGCCGGGCCAGGGCGGCCACGTGCAAAACCTGTTCACGATCGATGGCCATGATTTGGATCGGGCTCCTATTTCGTCCCGAGGATCGAGCGAACCTCGGCCGCGTAACGGCCGTCGGGACGGGCGTTGAGGTAGGCCTGGTAATTTTGTTTTTTCAGCATCTCGTTGCCGCTGGCTTCGTACGCGGCGCCCAGGAAGTAATAGGCGTCCGGGCTGTAATTGCGCGCCGTCGTGCAGGCGTCGATCGCGGCCTCGTAATGGCCGCCGTTGAGCATGAGCTGGCATTTGCGCAAATAAATCTCGCCCGTGTAGACGCCCAGCTTCATCAGTTCGTTGGTCAGGCCGAGGGCCTCGTTCTGCGACCCGCGGCGCACGGCGTCGTCCAGCTTTTTCAACAGCTCCTTCGCCTGGGCCTTCTTGTCGGTGTCCGAAGCGGTTTCGGCCGGCAGTCCGGGCACCGGACCGGTTTGGGCGAGGTCGCCG from Myxococcales bacterium includes the following:
- the gatA gene encoding Asp-tRNA(Asn)/Glu-tRNA(Gln) amidotransferase subunit GatA, translating into MNTAGWTIAQMAAALRERRVTSTALVTDALARIRATEKRLNAWLTLAEGPALARAAALDARLQAGDELPPLAGVPLGIKDNFNVVGLPARAGSKILGHYQAPYESTATARLLDAGAVLLGKTNQDEFAMGSSGEYSAFGPTHNPWNLDYAPGGSSSGSAAAVAAGHVPGALGTDTGGSIRQPASHCGIVGIKPTYGRVSRYGIFAFASSLDQIGPLTRTVRDAALLLQIIAGADPHDATSAPLPVPDYRAACERGLQGLRIGVPKEYFIKGIAPDVEAAVRESLATLEKNGAKLVEISLPHTEYCVAAYYLIAPAEASSNLARYDGVRYGHRSADARDLLEMYTNTRLDGFGPEVTRRILIGTFALSAGYYDAYYAKAQKARTLIRRDFVEAFKQVDVIGAPTAPETAIKLGARVDDPLGMYLSDILTISVNLAGLPGLVLPCGRDRLGLPIGLQFIGPAFGEEAVFQAAAAWEALRRPEWTWPEVTA
- the gatC gene encoding Asp-tRNA(Asn)/Glu-tRNA(Gln) amidotransferase subunit GatC yields the protein MAIDREQVLHVAALARLRVEERDLDRLTEQMGRILDYVNKLAELDLEGVEPTSHAVELLGALQEDAVRAGLAPRELFRNAPDAVPPYVRVPKVIEGGGSA
- the gatB gene encoding Asp-tRNA(Asn)/Glu-tRNA(Gln) amidotransferase subunit GatB encodes the protein MNWETIIGLEVHVQLLTKTKAFCRCPNRYGDEPNTNICPTCLGLPGALPVPNRAVVEQAVRLSLAVGATVHEKSIWARKNYFYPDLTKGYQISQFDRPLATGGFLPVRLADGTIKRVGITRLHLEEDAGKSSHGEGADAAYSLIDFNRCGVPLVEIVSEPDLRSPEEAAAYLKTLRQLVVRLGVCDGNMEQGSLRCDANVSVRPIGETALRTRTEIKNVNSFKFVKQALEFEAQRHIAVYESGGRIRQETLLFDSARGETFSMRSKEEAHDYRYFPEPDMPPLIVEAAAVQRAKSELPELPWEMNERFEKQYGLTPYDVGVLTEDPDTAAFYEQVAALADPKLAANWVMGDLTALWKEREIGAAASPVTPAALAELIRLIAGGSISGKIAKDVLAAMAAGEGSPGEIVAKRGLTQISDSSSLEPMIEEVLKNNPKQLDQYKSGKTGLFGFFVGQIMKQTKGQANPQLVNDLLKKKLDG